From Mucilaginibacter gotjawali:
AGCAGGCTGTTTATGGGGATCCATTAATTGGTTGATTAAGTGAGTGGTTGATTGGGTTGGAAATGGTAAATTTAATGACTATTTTATTGAACTTAATCAATTTGACAGGCTCTATAATGAATTATTCGGGTGATTACATAAATATGAACCGGCAATTCTTGAATTGCGGAGAAAATATCCCGTTAGGGATAACCCCTTTGTAGAAAAATAAGAATAGATGTTATTGCATCGCCGCACGGTAAATTCACGACAAAAACACCGGGATAAGCATGATGATGATTTATCAAAGGATTTGACAATTTGAACCTATTTGTTAATACATTTTAATTGCCTGACAGATTATAAGGGTAGCCCGCCAACTGGCGGACAAAACATAGCGATGAATGTTGTTCCTACAAAGCGGTAGACCCTACGGGTTATAGAATTAGGTCACACGTGTAAAGCATCATTGAACTATCTGATCTAACCCAATCAACTAACAAAATGCAAATCGGCAGCTACATCGGCGTACTCATTCTTGCCTCTCCAATTCTCTTGCTTGCCCTCGCCGGGTATTGGAAATTATTCCAAAAAGCGGGACGCAAAGGTTGGGAGGCGCTGATCCCCTTTTATTCAGGCTACGTGATGCTAAAGATCAGCGGGCGACCTGTTTGGTGGTTGATCTGGCTTTTTCTGCCATTGGCCAGCACTATTGTCGGGGCCGGTATCCTGGTTGATTTTATCAAGTGTTATGGAAAATATACCGCAAAGGACCGCGCCAAAGCTATACTTTTAGGTTTTATTTACCTGCCTAAATGGGGCTTCGAAAATAAAACGGTCTATCTTGGCCCCTCAGCATCGCCAGGTTTCAGGAAGGGGCACCCTAAAAGCAGGGCGGTATCCTCCGTTATCGCCTGGGGACAAGCCGTGTTTTTCGCGGTGTTCGCCGCCATGTTCATCCGTACGTTTTTTATCGAAGCTTATGTGATCCCAACAGCCTCTATGGAAAGGACGCTCCTGGTGGGCGACAATATTTTTGTAAGCAAGTTAAACTACGGGGCAAGGATCCCGATGACCCCCATCAGCTTTCCTTTTGCTAATCATACCCTGCCAAATACTAATTTCAAATCGTATTGGGATGGATTGGAATTACCTTATTTGCGTCTGCCGGGTTTCAGCAGCATAAAACGCGGCGACGTAATTGTATTCAATTACCCCCAGGACACCATTGATAACCGCCCGGTGGACAAACGCGAATTTTATATTAAACGTTGTGTGGCTATTGCAGGTGATACGTTGAATATAATCAACGAACAAGTATTTGTAAATGGCAAAGCACAGGCCGGCCCGCCAGAAGAACAGCTGGAATATTCTTACAAGCTCCACGGCAGGGAGGTTTCCCCTGATGTTTTGGAGGAGTTGCACGTTATTACCTACGATGGGCACCAATATCCGTCTATGACCAAACAATCGGCAAGGCTACTGCGGGGATATTCCAACATCGAGTCCCTCAAACCTGTTTTTTCACCGAAAGGTTTTTCAGAAGATGTTTTCCCGCGCAGCAGTACCAGCTCGATGCATGTGTTGCTTACCAAAACCATCCCCGATTATCATTGGAACGTAGACAATTTTGGACCCATCATCATCCCAAAAAAAGGCTGGACCGTAAAACTGGACAGCATGACCTTTCCGCTTTATGAGCGGGTGATTGAAGTTTACGAGCACAACAAGCTGGAAGTAAAGGGAACGGATATTTTTATCAACGGCAAAAAGATAAATACCTATACCTTTAAAATGAACTATTACTGGGTTTTGGGTGATAACCGCCACGACTCGGAAGATTCGCGCTACTGGGGTTTTGTGCCCGAGGATCATATATCAGGCAAAGCCATATTTATCTGGATGAGCTGGGACAGCGATGCGCCGCTATTTAAAAAGATAAGATGGGAGAGGATACTCGGGGGGATCAAGTGATTTGTTTGATAAAAAGCAATGTCGAATAATGAATTTTGAATATCAAACACCGAAGTTTCTTACTTCATTATTCGATATTCAGCATTCGATGTTCGATATTAATCCTTCGCAGATTTAAATTCCCCCTTTAGGGGGTTAGGGGGCTGTCGAACTTTACCGCCAATCCCTTTAAATCATTCCATACGGCGTCCACAATCGGGATGCCGTTTTTCTTTCTATCCGCTTCCGCTTCCAGTTCCGGTTCGCCGGGGATGATCACTTTTTGATTTGGGTCGACAGTGGAGGCTGATTTAAACCGCGCGATCCAGTTATCCATATTAGCTTTAAATTCATCCAGGGGACGAAACCCATCCACGCGCATGGCGCCCACAAAATGGCCTATACCTAAGCCGACCGGGTCATTTGGTGGCTCTAAAAATGCCACAAATGGCGGCACCCATGGACCGTAGTTGGCACCGGATAATACTGCTGAAAGAATGTCGACCGTAGCACTCAGCCCAAAACCTTTGTGGCTGCCATGTTCCTTGTTGCCGCCCAGGGGTAAAAGCGAGCCACCTTTTTTTAAAGCATGGGGGTCTGTGGTAATATCTCCGTTGGCATCCTGGATCCATCCTTCGGGCACCTGTTTGCCTGATCGCTGGGCGATCTCGAGCTTGCCATTGGCTGCCG
This genomic window contains:
- a CDS encoding Ldh family oxidoreductase; the encoded protein is MLISESALRTFTQNVFLAMGCSDEHAGLAADVLIQADLRGIDSHGVARLVGYVRLWEKKRINPNPNITIVHQTPTTATVDGDAGLGLVVAPFAMRLAIEKAEKYGSGWVSVRNSNHFGIAGYHSLMAVEKNMIGFAMTNASPLVAPTFSNERLLGTNPICYAFPAGNYPPVVVDMATSAAANGKLEIAQRSGKQVPEGWIQDANGDITTDPHALKKGGSLLPLGGNKEHGSHKGFGLSATVDILSAVLSGANYGPWVPPFVAFLEPPNDPVGLGIGHFVGAMRVDGFRPLDEFKANMDNWIARFKSASTVDPNQKVIIPGEPELEAEADRKKNGIPIVDAVWNDLKGLAVKFDSPLTP
- the lepB gene encoding signal peptidase I; protein product: MQIGSYIGVLILASPILLLALAGYWKLFQKAGRKGWEALIPFYSGYVMLKISGRPVWWLIWLFLPLASTIVGAGILVDFIKCYGKYTAKDRAKAILLGFIYLPKWGFENKTVYLGPSASPGFRKGHPKSRAVSSVIAWGQAVFFAVFAAMFIRTFFIEAYVIPTASMERTLLVGDNIFVSKLNYGARIPMTPISFPFANHTLPNTNFKSYWDGLELPYLRLPGFSSIKRGDVIVFNYPQDTIDNRPVDKREFYIKRCVAIAGDTLNIINEQVFVNGKAQAGPPEEQLEYSYKLHGREVSPDVLEELHVITYDGHQYPSMTKQSARLLRGYSNIESLKPVFSPKGFSEDVFPRSSTSSMHVLLTKTIPDYHWNVDNFGPIIIPKKGWTVKLDSMTFPLYERVIEVYEHNKLEVKGTDIFINGKKINTYTFKMNYYWVLGDNRHDSEDSRYWGFVPEDHISGKAIFIWMSWDSDAPLFKKIRWERILGGIK